The DNA segment ATGAATACGGGAAGCTCCTGTTCAAATTCCAGTAAGGATGATTTCTCAGTTTTAGTGTTAGCATCGGATCTTGGTATTGATGCCCGACCCTTTTTGACCCAACCCGAAGAGAGCTGGCATGATTGCCCTTCTCACCTTCCTTCTTCTGAGGAACAAGATTTTGACTTCCTCCAATTCTTCCGCCTTGAACCCGGTTCTGATAAAGCGGGTAATCGGATCTTCCGTATTGTTGGAAAATACTTTCCGGGTAATTTCCTACAAACCCCTTTTCAGTTACCTAAATTTACTTAAATCTTACAGTACTGACCAATTTTGACAACTAGTACTATTATGTCTATATTTTTTGCTTCTTGTTGTTGAGTTTAGGTAAAATGATCAATTTTGAGAGAGGATATTGTAATATAATTGAAATTTGGAAGTAAGTGTTTTCTGTTTGTTCCATGTTATGAACAATTCACTGATACAAAGTGAAAGTTAGTGttttctgtgtgtgtgtgtgtgtgttagcTTCCGTAAAGCTACGATGGTGTACGTATTGGTGTGGCTATGTTCTGTATTTGTGTAAAAGCTTAAAAATCGAGTCTTTTTTCTGTTTCGCTATTGCTGTGGAGCTTACTTTGAGACTTGTACCTTCAGCTGCATAAACTAATTAATAAACCTTCTCCGTAACATTTTTTTTAACTATACTGTCAATCGAGTAAATGGATTAGTGTGATGCTTCTGCCTGCACTTGCAACCTGAAAAGAAAGCTACTTTGGTGTTTGAgcttttttttcctttgttcttttATATTTTGCATTTATTCCGGTGGCTGTTTGATTTATTGATGGGAAGAATACACCATGTAAGCCTGTGATGTCATCCGAAATGTGTATTCCCGTCAATAGTCTAACAAACTTTTAATTGAATATCAAGTCAATCAAGTGATAAAACTTGTTTTGAAGTTCACTTACCATTGTTTAAACATATCATAGATTCATAAGATGGATCATCCTTAAAATTCAAGGGTTTGACCTATCAAGTAAGGAAAATGGATTTGGAGCAAATCATTTTGGATTATCAATGACATGGGGACACTTACATGGAGGTATTATTTTAAGAGTTGACTAGAAGCTTCTTGCTTGATTCTTATAGGCCTTTATACCAGGTTTTATTGCTTTGACTCTTCAAAGATTTTTATTGGATTTGCCTTTGTGAGCTCGTCCTTTCTGGAGTCATTTGTGGTGCTACAATTGGTTCAAGGCAATTGTGCTAACTCCTATATTCTTCAATCGTGGGAAAAAGAGTAGAAGCTTTGGATTTTTCTTCTCTTCATTGGTTCTTATGGCCTTATTTCTCCAACTCTGTTGTATCCATTTCAGCGGAGCACTGACTATAACCATTAGGTGATTGAATAAGTAACAGTCACGGACCATATAAAGTTGGACAAATACATGTCCATGGATGGATGACCTTTCGGAAGGCGTGATTTTAACCTCTAGGCCACTTCTTTACTTGATGTTTGCTTTACGTCGTGGTTTCATCTACGTCTTGCTTTCAAAATACTTGGACAAAATATTCTTTTAAGTTGAATGCTAGTTATGATACTATGCATTGTGACTAAGACAAAATTTCCCTGCAAAGAATAGTTCCATTCTTCAGAATTGAGGCTGTGATTAATTTAAAATTATTCGTGGCTTCTGTTTCTTCTCTCAAGTGATACTCCATCTCATATTTCTTCGTTGCTGTTTCCCTTGCTTTTTGTCAGTTGATTGTTTTTATAACAACTATTTTCTACAATAATACACAGCTGTAGTTATAGATGGGGAGCGGCTGAAAAGGTACGTCTTTAACAAAATTTGCTCGGAGTTGCCTGAGGAGCCATTCTGCATTGTCTACATGCATACTACTGTCCAGAAGGAGGATAACAACCCCGGATTAACCATCTTGAGGTGGATCTACGAAGATCTGCCTTCTGAACATAAGGACAGGCTTCAGGTTGTATACTTTGTGCATCCTGGGATACGGTCAAGGCTTGTTCTTGCAACACTAGGCAGATTTTTCCTAAGTGGAGGGTAAGTAACTTCTTGGTTAGTTAAAGATTCTGGTCATAGTATTATTGTACTCACATTTTCTCCCTGCATGTTTAGTGCTGAGGTATCATCATCTTCAAATTTTGATTGGAGTCATTTGTTTATCCCTATCAAAATTTGTTTTCACAGAAGGCTCTTATAAATTTAAGCCTGAGGTTTTCATCTTGTAAAGGAGGCTTTTTACTCCAGTTACAAGGGGTCCTATCATGTCGAGAGCTTTTTGCATGAACTTTGACCCCGATAGTTACATTTTTTGGTTTTAAAGAGTTGATCTCTTTCCATAAAACATGTACGCTGGACCATAATGCTAGCAGTGCTCATCATGTTGCATACCCTCGTAACATTAAAATATTTCCCAAATGCATTGAGGTTGCATCTTTCTTGAAGCTTTGTTTGTTGTATTATGCAACCTTTGCTTCAGAATTCACTCTGTCTCTTTTAACTCCGAATAACCATAGCCTTAGCAGTTTGTTCTTTCCTTCATTTGAGAGAGATACAACAGGACGTTCACCAGTTTTCTTGTGGTGTAGCTTGTATTGGAAAATAAAGTATGTTAGTCGCCTGCAATATCTTTGGGACGACATAAAGAAAGGAGAGCTCGAGATTCCTGAATTTGTTCAAAAGCATGATGACATTCTAGAGCACAGACCACTGACTGATTATGGAATTGAACCAGATCCCCTCCACCTATCACAGATGCCACCGACAGCCTACTCGTTTGGGAGACATGACTCAGGATGGTCATCTAGAGAGTACATGTCTTAGAAAAGCTGCTAGGTTCTGTACAGCATTGTACTTATGTACCAATTCTAAGAGTTTTTAGTTCAGTGATGTTTCTACAACTTATATGAGCTTGTACTAAGCTTTCTTCTGCTTGTCTCTTCTCACTTTTGTGTTACCATAAACCACTACTGCATAAGTGATGTTTACAGAGAGAGAAAGGGAAGGAACCCCTATCCTCTTCCTAAATTCTCCCTTTCTGTGTTTTTTATTGCAGCTAGCGCGCAACATATTGCAATGGAAAACGTTCTTGTAGCGAAAATGGTGCAGCCTCATTAGCTCTAGGTACGTAAGACATGTATTATCTCTAGTATTGCTTACACAACGATTCTTACAAAACTCAAGATAGTATAAAACTAATTGAAAGACAAGTAACACACCTTAACCAATATACAGAAGTATATTGAGGAATACAGAATACAGAAGTATATATTACATCAGTAGTTCAATAGATCAACATAAAAAGGACTCATGGACTTCTTTATATGTGGCCAAATCCTAAATATTTAATCAAAACAAACTTCACATATCCAGCAGCAGCATAGTGCAAAGAGGctgcaaaaaacaaaaacaagaaaagttAACAAATTTTTGTTCTAAGTTTTCTTAACAGGGAATAATATTACTTGAGGCTGTCAAAGCAATAGTTACAAAACAAATATGATGTGAAAATTGAGAAAACTTAATTACCATCCTTCAAGGAATCCCCTTTCTCCTTTTGGTTTACTTCTAGGAAAGCACTTcatcttcttgttcttctttccAGTTGGTGTAGATTCAGTAGGATAACCTTTAAACAAAAAGACATAAAAAAGAAAACATTTAGAACATAAGTGACTTCAACTTCATGTTTCTTGTGTGTGTATGTGCAAAAAAATGGGTTGATGATTtgggggttggggggggggggggggcacgGGAAAACCTACAGCGTGCGAAGAGTGGTTAGTTGAAAACTCTTTGCCAAAAAATTATGTTGTGTTTATTGTTTTCTATAAGTATATATTAAATCTTGAACATCCTTAATGAAATTCTCCACTTTGGTATGAGTCACGTGTTCGAATCATAAAAGCAGTtattaatgcttgcattagggtaggttgTCTATATCCCACCGTTTGGAGTGTGACCCTCTCCCATATCACTCATATGCGGGATACTTTGTGCGCCGcgctcattttttttctttttggggtATGGGGTCAGAGTGTGTTTAGGGGTGAATCACATACCTGGAGGAGGTTGGTTCACTTGGTTTTCTTGCTTTTGCATCTTGAAAAATGaacacaagaaaagaaaagaggagtATAGAGGAAAAGTATTTCAGTATATTATTTGTGAAGCAAACAAACAGACTATATGCAAATATGAAAGACTGTGTTGAGATTTGAGAACTTGTTTGCAAATGGCCACCTTTTATAGTATATAGTTTTCACTTGGATGGATGAGGACTAAAAGAAATTAGAAGGCAACATCTAAGTTTtacatttttaattttaaatatcTGGACCCACACGGCCACAACATTTATTTGCCGAAGAAATGATATGATATGGTCGGTTCGAGAGATAGAATTTTTTTGTCACCTTCCCTTTAGAATATagtaactttttattttattttataatagtggtgtttgggttaattttatgtgcatttattattattctaTCGAGTTTTTACCCGCATAAATATTGGGTAATTTTGTTAACTAGAGCTTAAACTAATAAAAGGAAATTATTTAACGCTTTTGTTTCACTAGAATTTAAATTCTAATCTCTCATTATTTTCGCTCAACCATCCAAACAATCTGTTAAAGTTTTGTATCACTAGcttcattttttttaatgaaaatgaaagagatATTGAAAGTGAAGAGAATCACGGAAATGGTTATCAACTTTGCATATTTTGATTGCTTTATTCGTGACTTAATGAGTTTGGAGAATATTACGCGGAAAGAAGCCTCAAACTGAGTCggctagccagttttcagactggtcattcaaaaatagccagcgtttgcagagtcattgaaaaatagtcactattttgctgcaacagggaccggtccagcataatatactggagatcggtgcacttgtgtatgaacttccaacatattatgttggaatccaacatgcgaaaagttccagcataatatactggagattgaagcacatgtgtatgaatttccagcatattatTCTGGaccgtatattatactggagttctagtatccttatgttggaactccattataatatgttggagttccagtatacttatgctggagtattttccggattttgaacagtgttttcgttcagatttatctttatatgaaaagtggctaaatttcgattacttttgaaaccgtggttatttttgaatgaccatttgtaaatctgattattttttgaatttcttaataaaattaaaaagggaaaagaataATTTGTAGTGTGTTTATGTAAAAACTTAAGATAAAGGAAACAAAGTGATAAGGATATATTCGCAAAAAAAGGTTATTAAAACGTCAAAAGATTCGAAAGCCGACACGGTTTTTGATCCCTTTTTGCAAATCTTCTTTTTACCAAACCATGCAACCTATATTTTCTAGATTAAAGAGTAAAGATTCTTCCACTCCCTTGTGACAGATAAGTATTCTCACCTCAAAAattaagctttttttttttttttttttaaaaaaacttttaaGATTGTATAATATTATTATAAGAGGTAGGATTCTAGTTAAAAGGAGTAAATATATGAAGAAGTAAAATACGCAAAGAAGTCAAAAAATTTAACATACAGTATATATACGTAAAATGACAAGGGggtctgatggtaagcaacccccacttccaaccgagaggctttgtgagttcgagtctccccaagagcaaggtgggaagttcttggagggaaggataccggggtctatttggaaacagcctctctaccctagggtaggggtaaggtctgcgtacacactatcctccccagaccccactaagtgggattatactgggttgttgttgtatatatacgtaaaatataattttatataccTATCTAAACAGAGCATAATTTTTTTGATAAAGGTGTGTCAAATTGACACCCCTTAGACAACGGTGGATTCGCCAAGAAGAGGAGATGAGGGCTGGATTACACGTGTTTACATGGACAATGGTAATGAAAATTATGTTaagtttgagaataaattatGTATGGATATATAATTTGAATTTAACAGCCGATTTTTTGCTGCTAATTCTAGCTTGATGGCATAGTTAAGCAATAGTCTATAGTTTAAGCATTTTTTCTAATTTGAGTAAATTATAGTTGTATTTATTACGTGCTCACAAACACAAAGGGTCAGAAAAATGTTGTATAAGTTGAACACTGTTACGATAGAAAttaaaatatggtggatgtctactcttcctccataatctttctctcaaatggttaatgacatattcaatgatatattttttatgttcaatgacatattccatgacatattttcttcacttttcatgcctatataaaggccttgtaatagataagaaaatacacacaattgaagaagaaaatttcttcctttctctctatctctttcttgtttatgttttactaaattgtctttatttcttgttcatgttttactaaattgcttttatttcataacacgttatcagcacgagtctctaaccaattgtatatatatctacaaaaattttcctacatccggaaagattacaattagaagcTATACATATCATCAtatggttaaatgtaaagagaaactacatatggtaagtaatgaaatgtaagaagaTATGATTATCTTTTACTTGTCATTCCTCTTAAATCccatatgcacacaacttcgtactaccTATATtacataagcacatattaatattacatcttttatatcgcatgaatggaataaaattttcgaagttctatatgtgaaaatcatagtagcagttaattgttgatatgatgcatgtcatggtaaccaaggatattttatataaattgtcttatgcatatttgtatgttaactatcttcaatttgtcctgccgcttttaacattttcttttacttggatgaatattttttttccttttggatttttacacttgcatatagtacaaaaaaaatggtcatactgattaaaagcataaatcaccttgaagaaaacaaaaaatacttcacatctttatttaggttgattaattacttctttgaaatttggaaaacaaaccggctattgagaaagtatacttcataatttatggtcgtatcatttgaaagcaaacaatgattagtatgactactagaagaggtatttttgagtatccatgacttacttgatgcttgctactgacataccatttttaagtattttatatgaatgattcacaagctacaactggtaagttgttacctataatgtcgcttttcaggtaatataaatattaaatttatgtattagtattatatgtgtgttgttacctatatgatgtacttttgataaatttattcactaattgcttggttgaattaagtgaaggaaagtcatggcgttaaatcaaatccaataggtaggatataccccgaaaacaacaatatttttgagagagactcaataaatattatgacaatgattttatgatccttttaaactctaatagaatttagaagaaatattctgactacaaacgattgtatttcatatagatgctacaaataattaataaagctttacgctgatttgagatttgtacacttatttaagaaagcaaatttgatttgctaagttgcaaattagttgtgtataacttttgttggcatgtgattgaaattaaggcttgagaatgaatctcaatattgtttagcctattatgccattaATTGAGGAATAGACATTGGGATCAAGTCCTaatgctccataatgataagagttgagtttgagtcccaatttattatggtctaccatgcctttatattggtaagacattgggtttgagtcccaatgtaccatatGAAGGAGTAAATATATGAAGAAGTAAAATACGCAAAGAAGTCAAAAAATTTAACATATAGTATATATACGTAAAATGACAAGAGGggtctgatggtaagcaacccccacttccaaccgagaggttgtgagtccgagtctccccaagagcaaggtgagaagttcttggagggaaggatgccggggggcgggggggtctatttggaaacctctctaccctagggtaggggtaaggtctgcgtacacactaccctccccagaccccactaagtgggattatactgggttgttgttgttgtatatatacgtaaaatataattttatataccTATCTAAACAGAGCATAATTTTTTTGATAAAGGTGTGTCAAATTGACACCCCTTAGACAACGGTGGATTCGCCAACAAGAGGAGATGAGGGCTGGATTACACGTGTTTACATGGACAATGGTAATGAAAATTATGTTACGTTTGAGAATAAATTATGTATGGATATATAATTTGAATTTAACAGCTGATTTTTTGCTGCTAATTCTAGCTTGATGGCATAGTTAAGCAATAGTCTATAGTTTAAGCATTTTTTCTAATTTGAGTAAATTATAGTTGTATTTATTACGTGCTCACAAACACGAAGGGTCAGAAAAATGTTGTATAAGTTGAACACAACTCAATTATGATTATAGTAGGAATTTTTACCGCAAAGGTTAacactttatttattttaaataaataccatttaaataattatattctatagataccttttaatgtttatagcaaaatatctaatgtTGGTTACTTCCTAcacctaagccactaaatacgctatttagttacactattttctttttctctctactttgatatatCACATTCTCTttccccatcccattaaaatttccgcTCTCCTCCTCCTTCTAACGTCATCTTCTCTTTGATTCACTTTAATCAATCCTTCAAAATCCAGCGACCAGCAACAACAAACCCTAACCCGAAGACCCAATCAAGCCGAATCAAATCCACGAAATCAAGGATTTCCTTCTCACAACAAGAAGGAAGGATGCACGATCTGTCAAGATCAAGAAGAATAAGGATATGGTCAAATTCAAGGTTCGCTGCTCCAAGTACCTTTACACACTCTGTGTGTCCGACTTTGAGAAGGCCGACAAGTTGAAGCAATCACTTCCACCAGATTTGAGCGTGCAAGATCTTTGAAGATGGAAGGATTATTTGGCTACAAggcagaaattagggtttgttcttgagcaaaaacgacggagtttggggctgagcaacttgattttttgttaatatatttcaatgtattttcaacgtatcacgctgtattttcatgtatttcattgtattcattgtcttttttttttttattgtaattCAATATATCTTGCTGTATTccgtgtatttcattgtattcactatctttttttattgtatttcaatgtatcccgctgtattctatgtattcatatgtttttttaattaatataatttatgtattcagatgtattatataatttctctgaagattgctacgTTTTTGGCGTTTTTccagttgagaatcttttttataaccggaaatacaaattttgtgtggtataattgagtttgttgagttatattaggagtctattatgttaattgatacaCTTTCcgttaaaaacagtgtaatcccctgtttcatgccgtgaatacagtcgtatacagtaatctgtccagctgtaatcccatatttcacgccatgaatacagtcgaatacatttgaatacaacaactgattagctgaacttccctgattcacgcctatttttgctaatgtattcatgaatacaatagtttAATTACATCAAATACATCATATAACCACAGAAAAGATATCTATAATccataatatagcaaatggtatgtatagatggctaattactactaaaagatagtgttttGTGAAAACTTCTCAAAGAATGGCTTTGTTCAATATTTAACTTGTGTTACAAATTTAGCAAATATACACATGTATTTCAAATTAAACTTGAGACTTCTAAGTCTGTGCATGTCAACCAGTTACGGCTTAATTGAGACGAACCGTCATTGTTTGGAAGAATAATTTATGGTTGATAAAACGTTAAATATAAAAGCAGATTAATATAACGTACAATATTTTATTCGGATACATTAAGATATATTATTGGAAAAGAAGATTGTAAAAAGAATTAACTATAATATTTTAAAACTTTGAAGTTAATCGATTAGCTTGAAGGGTATATTGTGAGAATAAAATTGACCAACTTCAAGAGTtttgcacaaatattgctctaaTCCACCCAATCATAATGAATCTATTTAGAGAGGTCAATCTAGTGGTTAAAATATCACAAGTAAATTACTGTCAAAATGAAAAACATTTACTATCTCAAAAATTATATGAAACGAGccactacaacaacaacaacaacccagtataatctcacttagtggggtctggggagggtagtgtgtacacagaccttacccctaccctagggtagagagactgtttccaaatagaaacCCGACATCCTTCCTTCCAAGAACTTACCACCTTACTCTTGggaagactcgaactcacaatctCTCGATTGGAAGTgagggttgcttaccatcagagcaacccctcttgtctaaaCGAAACTAGCCGCTATAAAGATAGAAACATGTCATAAGCCTTTCGTGGATATTTCATATCTGTAATAATAAAATTAGTGGAAATGGAATGTATTAGAATTATGAACTTTTCTCTTTCATCTTTTATGGCCTTTTTGGGCTCGGTAAGACAAGCCCATACTATCTGAGGAACTAGTACGGGGGCACGAGTCCACTTCCCAGAGGGGTATTATCATTTTTAGCCCGCgtcagaaattatttatatttggtagtttaaaaagtaaataaaatttatataatttttatatataacatacataatgtatatatatatatatatatatatatatacaaattttatatttttcggctattatttttacaacgGCTATACGGTGTCATTTTTTCCTTCCTAAATTGGGCTGCTTTTGAAAAAGGGATTATTATACAAATAGCCGATCAAATTCaatgtttactttttctagctggtatacatagattatacattgaTCATATGCatttatacaacaacaacaataacgacccagtaaaatcccactagtaggatctggggagggtagtgtgtacacaaaCTTTACCCCTATCCCGAGGGAGCAAAGAAGCTATTTCTGAAAgatcctcggctcaagaagacgaaaagataCAATATCAGTACCACTAGTAAAAACCATAGGAAAAATAACATTATGAAAATGAGAAAgtagatgcaaagcaaaagcaATAGACAATACACAGATATGTTACTGtacaattttagtttaaaaaattaGATGGAcgactatttgggttaattcaaATAGCATGGTCTATTATCGCTTCCTCGTTTCTGCGCTAAGGCTCATTATCCCCAAGACAAGGTTTAAGCCTTAAAATTGTGTAATTATTATCAAAAAGGTTGACCATCAAATCCAAAATCTTAAGGCATGTAAAGTAGCTCAAGATCTTTGCAAGTTTAATACTACTATATAACTTTATGCAACTGTATCCTGATTTTTGAGTTGATACATAAACTTAATGTGAAAAAATCTAGTAGAAATGACACCAGATAGTCACTTTAAATAGCTGTTATTTAGGAATTAGCCGGTGCATCCTTAATTTTAGTCATTCAGTTTAATTTTTCAGGATAAAAATATCCTGAATTGTCCTGAAGTTgaaatttttagtttaaaatttcaggacaaaataagtACTGACTAATCTATAGATAATATCCGTGATGACTGACTATCTATGCACTCATCCCAAAAAGCATTTAACCCAAAACTTAAGAGTAACTCTAAATAATTATTGTATTACTTTCCTACGATTATGTAACCTTCtattaggggtgtacataggtcggatTGGTTCGAATTTTttaattaccaaaccaaatcaattgtgtcgggttattaaatctaaagaccaaaccaaaccaataaaattcgggtttttcaatctcggttttt comes from the Nicotiana sylvestris chromosome 4, ASM39365v2, whole genome shotgun sequence genome and includes:
- the LOC104216102 gene encoding uncharacterized protein, which translates into the protein MNTGSSCSNSSKDDFSVLVLASDLGIDARPFLTQPEESWHDCPSHLPSSEEQDFDFLQFFRLEPGSDKAGNRIFRIVGKYFPAVVIDGERLKRYVFNKICSELPEEPFCIVYMHTTVQKEDNNPGLTILRWIYEDLPSEHKDRLQVVYFVHPGIRSRLVLATLGRFFLSGGLYWKIKYVSRLQYLWDDIKKGELEIPEFVQKHDDILEHRPLTDYGIEPDPLHLSQMPPTAYSFGRHDSGWSSREYMS